From a single Alloactinosynnema sp. L-07 genomic region:
- a CDS encoding IS3 family transposase, with translation MKTQVIATLKADYPLPVLLEVAGVARSTFFYQQARLSRPDPHAGLKAAITEAFEQARGRYGHRRIHLVLARQGRRVAKKTVLKLMNTLGLVCKVRRPRRYRSWLGQAGTVAENVLNRQFSAQAPDTKWVTDVTEFRIADRKIYLSPVIDLFDRSVIAYTHGPSPSLELTNSSLREAIATLNAGATPLVHSDQGFQYQHASWRALLADAGLPQSMSRRANCLDNSLAENFFGHLKEEMFNHDTFGTVEEFTTALDEYLDWYNNTRISTTLKGLSPVEYRAQALAP, from the coding sequence GTGAAAACCCAGGTCATCGCCACTCTCAAGGCCGACTATCCGCTGCCGGTGCTGCTGGAGGTCGCCGGTGTGGCCCGGTCGACGTTCTTCTACCAGCAGGCCCGGCTGTCGCGCCCCGATCCGCACGCGGGTCTCAAGGCCGCGATCACCGAGGCGTTCGAGCAGGCTCGTGGCCGATACGGGCATCGGCGGATTCACCTCGTGCTGGCCCGCCAGGGCCGGCGGGTGGCCAAGAAGACCGTGCTCAAGCTGATGAACACCCTGGGCCTGGTCTGCAAGGTGCGGCGGCCGCGGCGGTATCGGTCCTGGCTCGGGCAGGCAGGCACGGTCGCCGAGAACGTGCTGAACCGCCAGTTCAGCGCCCAGGCCCCCGACACGAAGTGGGTCACCGACGTCACCGAGTTCCGCATCGCGGACCGCAAGATCTACCTGTCACCGGTGATCGACCTGTTCGACCGATCCGTCATCGCCTACACCCACGGCCCGTCCCCGTCGCTGGAACTGACGAACTCCTCGCTGCGCGAGGCCATCGCCACCCTGAACGCCGGGGCCACACCGCTGGTGCACTCCGACCAGGGCTTCCAGTACCAACACGCCTCCTGGCGCGCGCTGCTGGCCGACGCGGGTCTGCCGCAGTCGATGTCCCGGCGAGCCAACTGCCTGGACAACTCACTCGCCGAGAACTTCTTCGGCCACCTCAAGGAGGAAATGTTCAACCATGACACGTTCGGCACCGTCGAGGAGTTCACCACAGCCCTGGACGAGTACCTCGACTGGTACAACAACACCCGCATCTCCACCACGCTGAAGGGCCTGAGCCCGGTCGAATACCGAGCCCAGGCCCTCGCGCCCTAA
- a CDS encoding DUF4328 domain-containing protein, translating into MSVPAMPYDPPIRRITLLPIRAWSVVSAVLVAATTVMALIVAWATWDSYFLAQRFLWNDPGVSAFDLYAADDRIVRLTLIYLFALAISGVIFITWLYRARKNSEILCDAEHRRSRRWLIGAWFVPIVNLWFPFQVVSDIWKASNPDTRRRLVDLRSDGLDELKFVPGSGLVALWWGCMATGLAIDRFVAPQLLDAENPTIEQFQALAVAETISLTLMAAAGVLVILVMRQIVQWQELARVPAS; encoded by the coding sequence ATGTCTGTGCCCGCCATGCCCTACGACCCGCCTATCCGCCGCATCACGCTGCTGCCGATACGCGCGTGGAGCGTCGTCTCGGCGGTCCTTGTCGCGGCCACGACAGTGATGGCGCTGATCGTCGCCTGGGCGACGTGGGACTCGTATTTCCTGGCCCAGCGCTTCCTGTGGAACGACCCAGGGGTGAGCGCGTTCGACCTGTATGCCGCCGACGACCGCATCGTCCGGCTCACCCTGATCTACCTGTTCGCCCTCGCGATCTCGGGCGTCATCTTCATCACCTGGCTCTACCGCGCCCGCAAGAACTCGGAGATCCTCTGTGACGCCGAGCACCGCCGCTCCCGCCGCTGGCTGATCGGCGCGTGGTTCGTCCCGATCGTGAACCTGTGGTTCCCGTTCCAGGTCGTGTCCGACATCTGGAAGGCCAGCAACCCGGATACCCGGCGGCGACTGGTGGACTTGCGGTCGGACGGTCTCGACGAGCTGAAGTTCGTCCCCGGCAGCGGACTGGTCGCCCTGTGGTGGGGCTGTATGGCGACCGGCCTCGCGATCGACCGGTTCGTGGCACCCCAGCTGCTCGACGCGGAAAACCCGACGATCGAGCAGTTCCAGGCCTTGGCGGTGGCGGAGACCATCTCGTTGACCCTGATGGCGGCGGCCGGGGTCCTGGTGATCCTGGTCATGCGCCAGATCGTCCAATGGCAGGAACTCGCCCGCGTACCCGCGTCGTAA
- the paaC gene encoding 1,2-phenylacetyl-CoA epoxidase subunit PaaC, with product MSFDNAYESLIEGGEEKHWAFGTGFADALAGVNREIPDVDHADLATYCLMLGDDALVYAQRLAEWCARAPELEEDVALANIALDLLGQARMLLSRAGEIQGTDEDTLAYLRDETEFRNVRLAEIDCGPGPGGDFATTIARLLVFATWRLALLDALTGSADPVIAAVAAKGVKEVAYHRDHAAQWVLRLAGGTDYSRERMVAGLAKVWPLLDELFTPHPIESRLVEAGVAVDPAQLRSEVDSILDIVLGAADLVRPEVSRWPGTGRDGVHTEELGPLLAEMQQVARALPGAVW from the coding sequence ATGAGTTTCGATAACGCATACGAGTCGCTGATCGAAGGCGGCGAGGAGAAGCACTGGGCCTTCGGTACCGGCTTCGCTGACGCCTTGGCCGGGGTCAACCGGGAGATCCCGGACGTCGACCACGCCGACCTCGCCACCTACTGCCTGATGCTCGGCGATGACGCACTCGTCTACGCCCAGCGACTCGCCGAGTGGTGTGCACGCGCGCCGGAGCTGGAGGAGGACGTCGCGCTGGCCAACATCGCGCTTGATCTGCTCGGCCAAGCCCGCATGCTGCTGTCCCGCGCGGGCGAGATCCAGGGCACCGACGAGGACACCCTGGCCTACCTGCGCGACGAAACCGAGTTCCGCAACGTCCGGCTCGCCGAGATCGACTGCGGCCCCGGCCCCGGCGGCGACTTCGCCACCACGATCGCGCGCCTGCTGGTCTTCGCGACCTGGCGGCTGGCCCTGCTCGACGCGCTGACCGGCTCGGCCGACCCGGTGATCGCCGCGGTCGCCGCCAAGGGCGTCAAGGAGGTCGCCTACCACCGCGACCACGCCGCCCAGTGGGTCCTGCGGCTGGCGGGCGGTACGGACTACTCGCGCGAGCGGATGGTCGCAGGCCTGGCCAAGGTGTGGCCGCTGCTCGATGAGCTGTTCACTCCGCACCCGATCGAATCACGGCTGGTCGAGGCCGGTGTCGCGGTCGACCCGGCCCAGCTCCGGTCCGAAGTGGACAGCATCCTGGACATCGTCCTCGGCGCCGCTGACTTGGTCCGACCGGAGGTCTCGCGGTGGCCGGGGACTGGTCGCGACGGCGTGCACACCGAGGAACTGGGTCCGCTGCTGGCCGAGATGCAGCAGGTCGCGCGGGCGTTGCCGGGAGCGGTCTGGTGA
- a CDS encoding DUF4328 domain-containing protein, with product MTDPDDDTPAYGIARVLPDERPLIRPARAARFVASLLILITAAVAGLAFWQAWRSYFLVRDALSAIPTVTAEQLDTAERNAEYLSWGWLAGLTLSGIAFIAWLWRARVNSARMCDAPQRLRIRWAVFGWFVPVANLWWPQMVVGDVWRASRPDVPARGADLRDVPPSKTVSVWWGLFLAMNAVDLYAVNFLADESTEKAFEQVLIANAVSGGLAGLAAVFALAIMWRIDRWQTNQVAVR from the coding sequence ATGACCGATCCCGACGACGACACCCCCGCCTACGGCATCGCCAGAGTGCTGCCCGACGAGCGGCCGCTCATCCGGCCCGCGCGAGCCGCGCGGTTCGTCGCCTCGTTGTTGATCCTGATCACCGCGGCCGTCGCCGGGTTGGCGTTCTGGCAGGCGTGGCGCTCGTATTTCCTGGTCCGTGACGCCCTGTCGGCGATTCCGACGGTCACCGCGGAGCAGCTCGACACCGCTGAGCGCAACGCCGAATACCTGTCATGGGGATGGTTGGCGGGGTTGACGCTGTCCGGGATCGCGTTCATCGCGTGGCTGTGGCGGGCCCGGGTGAACTCGGCGCGGATGTGTGACGCGCCGCAGCGGTTGCGGATTCGGTGGGCGGTGTTCGGGTGGTTCGTGCCGGTGGCGAACCTGTGGTGGCCGCAGATGGTGGTGGGTGACGTGTGGCGGGCCAGCAGGCCGGACGTGCCCGCCCGCGGCGCCGACCTGCGGGACGTGCCGCCGAGCAAGACGGTCAGTGTGTGGTGGGGTCTGTTCCTCGCGATGAACGCCGTCGACCTCTACGCGGTGAACTTCCTCGCCGACGAGAGCACCGAGAAGGCGTTCGAGCAGGTGCTCATCGCCAACGCGGTGAGCGGTGGGCTGGCGGGCCTGGCGGCCGTGTTCGCGCTGGCGATCATGTGGCGGATCGATCGCTGGCAGACGAACCAGGTCGCGGTCCGCTAA
- a CDS encoding demethylmenaquinone methyltransferase, translating into MARAGLDKDPHDIAEMFDGVAKGYDRTNSVMTLGFDRRWREQTRRVLDAVPGEKVLDLAAGTAVSTVEYARSGAWCVAADFSQEMLRGGKRRPVPKVAADAFHLPFATGSFDAVTVSFGLRNMNDTVAALKEMARVTRPGGRLVICEVAQPPWRPLRWLYHNTVLRGLPLVTRPFSSNAEAYRYLAESMRDWHDQRTVAEMIAAAGWGEVEWLNLTFGVVALHRAVKN; encoded by the coding sequence ATGGCTCGCGCCGGTTTGGACAAGGATCCGCACGACATCGCCGAGATGTTCGACGGGGTCGCCAAGGGATATGACCGGACCAACTCGGTCATGACCCTCGGCTTCGACCGGCGATGGCGCGAACAGACCCGCAGGGTCCTCGACGCGGTGCCGGGGGAGAAGGTCCTCGACCTCGCCGCCGGGACCGCGGTGTCCACCGTCGAGTACGCCCGCTCCGGCGCGTGGTGCGTCGCCGCCGACTTCTCCCAGGAGATGCTGCGCGGCGGCAAGCGGCGCCCGGTGCCCAAGGTCGCCGCCGACGCCTTTCACCTGCCGTTCGCCACCGGCTCGTTCGACGCGGTGACCGTGTCCTTCGGCCTGCGCAACATGAACGACACGGTGGCCGCGCTCAAGGAGATGGCCCGGGTGACCAGGCCGGGCGGCCGCCTGGTGATCTGCGAGGTCGCCCAGCCACCGTGGCGCCCGCTGCGCTGGCTGTACCACAACACGGTGCTGCGCGGCCTGCCCTTGGTGACCCGGCCGTTCTCGTCGAACGCCGAGGCCTACCGCTACCTGGCCGAGTCGATGCGCGACTGGCACGACCAGCGCACCGTCGCCGAGATGATCGCCGCCGCGGGCTGGGGCGAGGTCGAGTGGCTCAACCTCACCTTCGGCGTCGTGGCCCTCCACCGAGCGGTAAAGAATTAG
- a CDS encoding glycosyltransferase — MRIVQLANFYGPRSGGLRTALHHLGAGYVAAGHEVTLVVPGRARDDELLPSGVRRITLPAPCIPGTGGYRAVDPVRVKALMPHLRPDRLEVSDRLTLRGMGAWAWSNGVPSVVISHERLDRLLEQFLLPAPVARRFADFANRRMAASYDTVVCTTAFARGEFDRIGAANVLRVPLGVDLATFAPTRHDGALRSTLAQGAEALLVHCGRLSPEKHVERSVDALAELHGAGHRVRLVVAGDGPRMSALRRRAVGLPVTFLGFVADRSDVASLLATADVSLAPGPHETFGLAALEALASGTPVVVSQSSALGELVQPDCGAAVSDHAPAFAGAVEGLLSVPERDRRAAARARAEQFDWPTSVRGMLTALSLN, encoded by the coding sequence GTGCGCATCGTCCAACTCGCCAACTTCTACGGACCGCGCTCAGGCGGGCTGCGCACCGCGCTGCACCACCTGGGCGCGGGGTACGTCGCCGCCGGGCACGAGGTCACCCTTGTGGTCCCCGGCCGTGCGCGCGACGACGAACTGTTGCCCTCCGGGGTCCGGCGGATCACCCTGCCCGCGCCCTGCATCCCCGGCACCGGCGGCTACCGCGCCGTCGACCCGGTGCGGGTGAAGGCCCTGATGCCACACCTGCGGCCAGACCGGCTGGAGGTCTCCGACCGGCTCACCCTGCGCGGGATGGGCGCGTGGGCGTGGAGCAACGGCGTGCCGAGCGTGGTGATCTCCCACGAGCGGCTCGACCGGCTGCTGGAGCAGTTCCTGCTGCCCGCGCCGGTGGCTCGCCGCTTCGCCGACTTCGCCAACCGCCGGATGGCCGCCTCCTACGACACGGTGGTGTGCACCACGGCGTTCGCGCGCGGCGAGTTCGACCGCATCGGCGCGGCCAACGTGCTCCGGGTGCCGTTGGGGGTCGACTTGGCCACCTTCGCCCCGACCCGACACGACGGCGCGCTGCGCTCGACGCTGGCCCAGGGCGCGGAGGCGCTGCTGGTGCACTGCGGTCGGCTCTCGCCGGAGAAGCACGTCGAACGTAGCGTCGACGCGCTCGCCGAACTGCACGGCGCGGGCCACCGGGTCCGGCTGGTCGTCGCGGGCGACGGCCCCCGCATGTCCGCGCTGCGGCGGCGGGCGGTGGGGCTGCCGGTGACCTTCCTCGGCTTCGTCGCCGACCGCTCCGACGTGGCCAGCCTGCTGGCCACCGCCGACGTGTCGCTGGCCCCCGGTCCACATGAGACATTCGGGCTGGCGGCGCTGGAGGCGCTGGCCTCCGGCACGCCGGTCGTGGTCTCCCAGTCCTCCGCGCTGGGCGAACTGGTCCAGCCGGACTGCGGCGCCGCGGTGTCCGACCACGCCCCGGCCTTCGCGGGCGCGGTCGAGGGACTGCTGTCGGTCCCCGAGCGCGACCGGCGCGCGGCGGCGCGGGCGCGGGCCGAGCAGTTCGACTGGCCGACGTCGGTGCGGGGAATGCTGACCGCGCTGAGCCTCAACTGA
- the paaE gene encoding 1,2-phenylacetyl-CoA epoxidase subunit PaaE, which translates to MTRRSTFHALPVARVDRLCDDAVAVTLDVPAELADEFAFRAGQYLTLRQTVDGHEERRSYSICAPVGAAPRIGVRRVEGGLFSSQLVDSLAPGDVLEVLAPLGNFTPDLAVSGHHAFVAAGSGITPVLSIVGTVLADPDSRVTLVYGNRRSDTVMFAEELSDLKDRYQTRLQLVHVLSREPGDVELFSGRIDAERFAALCDRVVPAQDVDHWWLCGPFGLVQDAFQVLKERGVGADRIHRELFYVDEPPPEPKRAEDRLTGGPTAAVTIVLDGRETTLPLPYDTPILDAAQRVRADLPFACKGGVCGTCRAKVVTGTVEMRRNYALEQHELDAGFVLTCQGLPVTETVTVDFDA; encoded by the coding sequence ATGACCCGCCGGTCGACCTTCCACGCGCTGCCCGTGGCGCGGGTCGACCGACTCTGTGACGACGCCGTCGCGGTCACCCTCGACGTGCCCGCCGAACTGGCCGACGAGTTCGCCTTCCGCGCCGGGCAGTACCTGACCCTGCGCCAGACCGTCGACGGACACGAGGAACGGCGCTCGTACTCGATCTGCGCCCCGGTCGGCGCGGCCCCGCGGATCGGGGTACGCCGGGTCGAGGGCGGGCTGTTCTCCAGCCAACTGGTCGACTCGCTGGCACCGGGCGACGTGCTGGAAGTCCTTGCCCCGCTGGGGAACTTCACCCCCGACCTGGCGGTGTCCGGCCACCACGCGTTCGTCGCGGCGGGGTCCGGCATCACGCCCGTACTGTCCATTGTGGGCACTGTGCTGGCCGACCCGGACAGCCGGGTCACGCTGGTCTATGGCAACCGGCGGTCGGACACGGTGATGTTCGCCGAGGAACTGTCGGACCTCAAAGACCGCTACCAGACCCGGCTGCAGCTGGTGCACGTGCTCTCCCGCGAACCCGGCGACGTGGAACTGTTCTCCGGCAGAATCGACGCCGAGCGGTTCGCCGCTCTGTGCGACCGGGTCGTGCCCGCGCAGGACGTCGACCACTGGTGGCTGTGCGGCCCGTTCGGACTGGTCCAGGACGCTTTCCAGGTCCTCAAGGAGCGAGGCGTCGGCGCCGACCGGATCCACCGCGAACTGTTCTATGTGGACGAACCGCCGCCGGAGCCCAAGCGAGCCGAGGACCGGCTGACCGGCGGGCCGACCGCGGCGGTCACGATCGTCCTGGACGGCCGCGAGACCACCCTGCCCCTGCCTTACGACACCCCCATCCTCGACGCGGCCCAGCGGGTCCGCGCGGATCTCCCGTTCGCTTGCAAGGGCGGGGTGTGCGGCACGTGCCGGGCCAAGGTCGTCACCGGCACGGTCGAGATGCGCCGCAACTACGCGCTGGAACAGCACGAACTCGACGCGGGCTTCGTCCTGACCTGCCAGGGTCTCCCGGTCACCGAAACCGTCACGGTCGACTTCGACGCCTAG
- a CDS encoding helix-turn-helix domain-containing protein, whose protein sequence is MHDRWRLRGAGALVMVPGKRSFTFEFKLDVVRRFVSGEATAIELAREHDLSSPKLVENWVRLYRREGAEALRPKPKGRPPAGDTRSPAPAPSELERLRRENLRLSAEVAYLKKLRALREQGRG, encoded by the coding sequence TTGCATGATCGTTGGAGGCTGCGAGGCGCGGGGGCGCTGGTGATGGTGCCGGGCAAGCGGTCGTTCACGTTCGAGTTCAAGCTCGATGTGGTGCGGCGGTTCGTCAGCGGTGAGGCGACCGCGATCGAGCTCGCGCGCGAGCATGACCTGTCCTCGCCCAAGCTGGTCGAGAACTGGGTGCGGCTGTATCGGCGTGAGGGCGCCGAAGCGTTGCGGCCCAAGCCGAAAGGGCGGCCGCCCGCCGGTGACACGCGATCGCCCGCGCCGGCGCCAAGCGAGCTGGAGCGGTTGCGGCGGGAGAACCTGCGGCTGTCCGCGGAGGTGGCCTACCTAAAAAAATTGCGGGCCTTGAGGGAGCAGGGGCGAGGGTGA
- a CDS encoding inositol monophosphatase encodes MTLLSSRPRKPVNPGLLSRALEVAGRLANDATDVITATAGRGARPGVKDSPFDWVTDTDRTLERHTRRVLTAEFPGIPVIGEEFGADVGADEAEYRWVVDPVDGTANYVAGVPWCAYSLALVDAEGPVVGVVADPYRGQIYAAARGRGARANGVRVSLTDRTSTAGAIVCTELARNGPWPGMGGFIERAALAHAGVRVLGSAALAIAQVALGHAAAAVLHSYHEWDVAGSVALAIESGAAVLDRHGEDDPLPVDGLLVAAPGVADQVLGWWQETAIG; translated from the coding sequence ATGACGCTCTTGTCCTCTCGTCCCCGCAAGCCGGTCAATCCCGGCTTGCTGTCCCGAGCCCTTGAGGTGGCGGGACGCCTCGCGAACGACGCCACGGATGTCATCACCGCGACAGCCGGACGTGGGGCGAGGCCCGGGGTGAAGGACTCGCCGTTCGACTGGGTGACCGACACCGACCGCACCCTGGAACGCCACACCCGCCGGGTGCTGACCGCCGAGTTCCCCGGCATCCCCGTGATCGGCGAGGAGTTCGGCGCCGACGTCGGCGCCGACGAGGCCGAGTACCGATGGGTGGTCGACCCGGTCGACGGGACGGCCAACTACGTCGCCGGGGTCCCCTGGTGCGCCTACAGCCTGGCCTTGGTCGACGCCGAGGGCCCGGTCGTCGGAGTCGTGGCCGACCCCTACCGCGGCCAGATCTACGCCGCGGCGCGCGGCCGGGGCGCGCGGGCGAACGGGGTGCGGGTGTCGCTGACCGACCGGACTTCCACGGCGGGGGCGATCGTCTGCACGGAGTTGGCCCGCAACGGTCCGTGGCCCGGGATGGGCGGCTTCATCGAACGGGCGGCGCTGGCGCACGCGGGGGTCCGGGTGCTGGGTTCGGCGGCGCTGGCGATCGCCCAGGTGGCACTGGGCCACGCGGCGGCGGCGGTGCTGCACAGCTACCACGAGTGGGACGTGGCGGGCTCGGTCGCGCTGGCCATCGAGTCGGGGGCGGCGGTGCTGGACCGGCATGGGGAGGATGACCCGCTCCCGGTGGACGGCCTGCTGGTGGCGGCTCCGGGGGTGGCCGACCAGGTCCTCGGCTGGTGGCAGGAGACGGCGATCGGCTGA
- the paaB gene encoding 1,2-phenylacetyl-CoA epoxidase subunit PaaB, with amino-acid sequence MTRSSWPLYEVFVRGKRGLNHVHVGSLHAPDDEMAVRNARDLYTRRNEGVSIWVVRADAITASSPDEKDPFFAPAGDKVYRHPTFYDIPQDVPHL; translated from the coding sequence ATGACCAGGTCTTCGTGGCCGCTCTACGAGGTCTTCGTGCGCGGCAAGCGCGGGCTCAACCACGTCCACGTCGGGTCGCTGCACGCGCCCGACGACGAGATGGCCGTGCGCAACGCCCGCGACCTCTACACCCGGCGCAACGAGGGCGTGAGCATCTGGGTGGTCCGTGCGGACGCGATCACCGCGTCGAGCCCGGACGAGAAGGACCCGTTCTTCGCGCCCGCCGGCGACAAGGTCTACCGGCACCCGACGTTCTATGACATTCCGCAGGATGTGCCGCACCTATGA
- the paaD gene encoding 1,2-phenylacetyl-CoA epoxidase subunit PaaD, whose amino-acid sequence MRGRANLAQQVAESVLDPELPVLTLADLGVLREVRQDDDRVVVTITPTYSGCPALDEMRADLHTKLTEAGYAKVEIRTALHPAWTTDWISEDGLRKLADHGIAPPQRLGPRAVGPIPLNLAPPARRVACPRCGSARTTELSRFGSTACKALRRCEDCREPFEQVKEI is encoded by the coding sequence CTGCGAGGGCGCGCCAACCTCGCGCAGCAGGTCGCCGAATCGGTGCTCGATCCCGAGCTCCCGGTGCTGACCCTGGCCGACCTCGGCGTGCTGCGCGAGGTCCGCCAGGACGACGACCGGGTGGTCGTGACCATCACGCCCACCTATTCGGGCTGCCCCGCCCTCGACGAGATGCGGGCCGACCTGCACACCAAGCTCACCGAGGCGGGCTACGCCAAGGTCGAGATCCGCACCGCGCTGCACCCGGCGTGGACCACCGACTGGATCAGCGAGGACGGCCTGCGCAAGCTCGCCGACCACGGCATCGCCCCGCCCCAGCGCCTCGGCCCCCGCGCCGTCGGCCCGATCCCGCTCAACCTGGCTCCGCCCGCGCGCCGGGTGGCGTGCCCGCGCTGCGGCTCCGCGCGCACGACCGAGCTGTCCCGGTTCGGCTCCACCGCGTGCAAGGCGCTGCGCCGCTGCGAGGACTGCCGCGAACCGTTCGAACAAGTCAAGGAGATCTAG
- the paaA gene encoding 1,2-phenylacetyl-CoA epoxidase subunit PaaA, with the protein MDLEREFERVVAADHRIEPRDWMPDGYRRTLIRQIAQHAHSEIIGMQPEGNWISRAPSLRRKAILLAKVQDEAGHGLYLYAATETLGADREDLTTKLIEGKQKYSSIFNYPTLTFADVGVIGWLVDGAAICNQVPLCRTSYGPYARAMIRVCKEESFHQRQGYELLMTMMRGTDAQKAMVQDAVDRWWWPALMMFGPSDAESSNTEQSMVWRIKRHTNDELRQRFVDMSVPQAEKLGVTFPDPKIAWNADRGHHDFGEIDWDEFWRVVKGDGPCNAERVENRRKAHEDGAWVREAAAAYAAKKEQVA; encoded by the coding sequence GTGGACCTGGAACGCGAGTTCGAACGCGTCGTCGCGGCCGACCATCGGATCGAGCCGCGCGACTGGATGCCCGACGGCTACCGCCGCACGCTGATTCGCCAGATCGCCCAGCACGCGCACTCCGAGATCATCGGGATGCAGCCGGAGGGCAACTGGATCAGCCGCGCGCCCAGCCTGCGGCGCAAGGCGATCCTGCTGGCCAAGGTGCAGGACGAGGCTGGACACGGCCTCTACCTCTACGCCGCCACCGAGACCCTCGGCGCCGACCGCGAGGACCTCACCACCAAGCTCATCGAGGGCAAGCAGAAGTACTCCTCGATCTTCAACTACCCCACCCTGACCTTCGCCGACGTCGGCGTCATCGGCTGGCTGGTCGACGGCGCCGCGATCTGCAACCAGGTGCCGCTGTGCCGTACGTCGTACGGCCCGTACGCGCGCGCCATGATCAGGGTCTGCAAGGAAGAGTCGTTCCACCAGCGTCAGGGCTATGAGCTGCTGATGACCATGATGCGCGGCACCGACGCGCAGAAGGCCATGGTCCAGGACGCCGTCGACCGCTGGTGGTGGCCCGCGCTGATGATGTTCGGGCCGTCGGACGCCGAGTCGTCCAACACCGAGCAGTCGATGGTCTGGCGGATCAAGCGGCACACCAACGACGAGCTGCGCCAGCGGTTCGTCGACATGTCGGTGCCGCAGGCCGAGAAGCTCGGCGTCACCTTCCCCGATCCGAAGATCGCCTGGAACGCCGACCGCGGCCACCACGACTTCGGCGAGATCGACTGGGACGAGTTCTGGCGGGTCGTCAAGGGCGATGGCCCGTGCAACGCCGAGCGCGTCGAGAACCGGCGCAAGGCCCACGAGGACGGCGCGTGGGTCCGCGAGGCCGCGGCCGCGTACGCCGCGAAGAAGGAGCAGGTGGCATGA
- a CDS encoding glycosyltransferase family 1 protein produces the protein MRVAIVTESFLPQVNGVTNSVLRVVEHLHQRGHQAMVVAPGAGPDHYLHASVRRVRAVDLPVITSLPIGVPTPKILTDLAEFDPDVVHLASPFVLGAGGLWAARRLGVPTVAVYQTDVAGFAASYGLSRGSRAAWRWIRRIHANSDRTLAPSSASVRDLTEHGIPRVHRWGRGVDTRRFAPEHVDRALRAELAPNGELLVGYVGRLAPEKQVQHLAVLNDLPGVRVVVVGDGPDLASLREKMPTAAFLGFRGGAELAAAYASLDVFVHTGPHETFCQTVQEAMASGLPVLAPDAGGPRDLVDHGRTGFLLDPNRFGVELRPTVERMADALLRRRMGAAARADVQGRTWGAVCEELLGHYDEVALGRRRRPKAA, from the coding sequence GTGCGCGTAGCGATCGTGACCGAGAGCTTTTTGCCGCAGGTCAACGGTGTCACCAACTCCGTCCTGCGGGTAGTCGAGCACCTCCACCAGCGTGGCCACCAGGCGATGGTCGTCGCGCCCGGCGCCGGGCCGGACCACTACCTGCACGCGAGTGTGCGCAGGGTCAGAGCGGTGGACCTACCGGTCATCACCTCCCTGCCGATCGGGGTGCCGACGCCGAAGATCCTGACGGACCTGGCCGAGTTCGACCCGGACGTGGTCCACCTCGCCTCCCCGTTCGTCTTGGGCGCGGGCGGACTCTGGGCGGCCAGACGCCTCGGCGTGCCGACCGTGGCGGTCTACCAGACCGACGTGGCCGGGTTCGCCGCGTCCTACGGCCTGAGCCGGGGCTCGCGGGCGGCGTGGCGGTGGATCCGCCGCATCCACGCCAACTCCGACCGCACCCTGGCGCCGTCCAGCGCGTCTGTGCGCGACCTGACCGAGCACGGCATCCCCCGCGTGCACCGCTGGGGCCGCGGCGTCGACACCCGGCGGTTCGCCCCCGAGCACGTCGACCGCGCCCTGCGCGCCGAGTTGGCGCCCAACGGTGAGCTGCTGGTCGGCTATGTCGGCAGGCTCGCGCCGGAGAAGCAGGTGCAGCACCTCGCGGTGCTCAACGACCTGCCCGGCGTGCGGGTCGTCGTGGTCGGCGACGGTCCTGACCTGGCGAGCCTGCGCGAGAAGATGCCCACCGCGGCGTTCCTCGGCTTCCGCGGCGGTGCCGAGCTGGCCGCGGCCTACGCCAGCCTCGACGTGTTCGTCCACACCGGCCCGCACGAGACCTTCTGCCAGACCGTCCAGGAGGCGATGGCCTCCGGGCTGCCGGTGCTAGCCCCCGACGCGGGCGGTCCGCGCGACCTTGTCGATCACGGTCGCACGGGGTTCCTGCTCGACCCGAACCGCTTCGGGGTAGAACTTCGCCCGACCGTCGAGCGGATGGCCGACGCGCTGCTGCGTCGCCGGATGGGCGCGGCCGCGCGAGCGGACGTGCAAGGCCGCACCTGGGGTGCGGTCTGCGAGGAACTGCTCGGACACTACGACGAGGTCGCGCTAGGAAGACGGCGGCGGCCCAAGGCGGCTTAG